The Arachis ipaensis cultivar K30076 chromosome B03, Araip1.1, whole genome shotgun sequence region TCATAAATCTATTCATACAAATTTAGTCTATTCATACAAgaacaataaaaaatttttatttttaatatctttattatgtatttataaaaattttttgttgataataatttttcaaaaaagtttatgttgaattcttTCCAAAAATTAATTTAGTAATGGGAAAAAAATTCGTGTAATGCAAAATATTAGTGCATGGGGGTGTAATTCATGGATGTGGATCTGTAGGTATGTAAGTATGCCAAATGCAACCTGTGTTATGTTGAAAACGAAGATAAAAGGGTTTTGTGCATGGCTACCAAACATGCGTTTGGTAGGGAGGCCAACCTGAAGGCGAAACGTATCTTTTTTGTCCTTTGCATGCAGACCGGAGTAGGCTTTGACTCGTTGGAACTCTCCAAacgcattctgcattttgcaggTGGTTAGGGACAAACGCAATTTACGTTTTTCAGGCTCCCAGTATCAAGCTTCGTTGCATGTTGGACACGTGTGCTTGGAGAGCCCTTTATATTTGCATTTGACAAAGAAGGTTGGACGAAGTTGAGTGTGTAAGAGATTGAGAAAAAATATTTGTATGAAGAAGTTTAAAGTGAGTGagttgaaggaagaagaagaagaaatttggATGAGTGTGGgataaaattagtaaaaaaaaaaaatttatgattttacattagtttaaaaatatattattgagTTTTTGGATCATTCTTAATGGGTAATGATGGTTATccgtggctaagagaagggggttgaatcttagcccattTTTTTGCTTGACAATGCTTGCTGGcctttgaaacaacttctggaaactttttgtcattttatctcgtaactagccacgagactttttcttttgcctcgtccccagccacgagacttttctttttgtctcgtcagtcagcacgggatattttcagttttatcttcTGGTCACCAGAAACAGAAAtaaagtagaagagagagaaaattacactaagatatatcctggttcagttgctaagtgcaaggcagcctacatccagtctccatcacaacaatgatggaatttcactataatcatccttgattacaaacaccaattctccctaggaactacccttcctatctgggacaagtccagaatctaatcccaaactgaacttgacttggtcactgccaagctttcaactgtaaagtgctaacccaacttacaaggggatttccacagaatcatgagacacaacacagatgtacaaaggaactctaaggacatctatggatttttcttttaattttgcactctgcctttttccgctctatggctttttcatacaaacctcactgtttgtcttttcaatgagactcaagacatgacaaaattaaacaaaaaaattacaaaatgagaacattgaaggagaagaaattctgTCTATGAGAACCCTATGCTTTGCACTCTCACTCCCTTGAATCAACCCTAACTGTTCACCCctacttatagggagaagccttcaaggttgaaaccaaacaaaccaagccaatcttcttcttcttcaacttgaaccggttcggccagagagagagaagagataactcatgcaaaacccaacatgcaattacctctagtccttccttggttaccactcttcatcaatccgagcccttcattcttgccttgctctccaagatgaacttctggcccttgatgcttcatgatgatgatagcttcatctgctccaatctctgcctcttccatcacgtagctactgtagctacctcctgtggtggttgagcagaatcagagacaagccatcctctccaaggatcttctccttgctggccgagatcttcttctttctttttgggtaTGAAGAGCTtgagattacctcaccaaatcttatcattcttggtgagaatctcagccactacatacttttagtttgctttttcttgccatcattgtgatggtctttcgACGTGCATCTCCTTCCTTTCGGTGAAAAACTTTTTCTTCCATGGTTTGCTATATTAATTTTTCTACTCCCTTTGCTGAGTAGCGTGTAGCTAGATGCAATCAATCATGTCAATCACATTTTCTCTCTCATGGTTCCCAATGCATTAACTTTactttaatgaaatttgaatttcacCATTTGGTAAAAGATTGAGATCTGTTGGAAGCAAAAAATTGCTTTCCCTCAATATGTTTCGGACCAAGCATTGGATCTTTGGTTTAATATGGGCTTAATGATGATATTGATAGAAACTGGCCCAATTAAACAATTCAGCTACCATTTATTTCCTATAAGGCTGAATTTTGATTTCATACAGGCCTTTGGTTTTCCTTTTATATTCGGCCCAAGAAACAAAAATTATTTCAGCCATAGTCTCATCAATTTAATATTAAGGCTGAAAAACTGTCCCAATATAAACCtgcattaaaaaattatttaatcaacatatgaaaattaagatcaaaataatAATCTTGCAATTAACCACAtttataatgtttgatcatcacttaAATTAAAaatggagttttccaaactcatcaatcttccccttgatgacaaacattataaaaattgaaatggaaagaaattaaagattgaagtatagaatactccctttgaatatTTGAATTTCTCTCCCTTTCTAATtatcacatggctcccccttagtgtatgcttattttaccaagggaagcttcATACCTGTAATAATTTTTATCAAACCTAAGGCAACAATGTTTTTCAACATATTCAATATGcaatgttgaatggcttgatttatgagcagaaatggatgataatcaaaactcatttgttatcaataatatgattttctgctcaaacatgcacacaaaaaaaaattgttgtatAAACATTTTCCAATCATCACATCAGAATAAGTTAATCATAACCAACAAAAGTTGTTAAACAAGCAAGTTTATCTCAAAACATAGCAGCTATGTACATGTTCCAACTTAAAGGAACTGCAAAAAATAAACCCAAAACAACCATCATTATATCAAGGTAAAACAAATATATCACAATTATAATCAACCAAGCATTTTACCAAGATAAACATCAATCAACAGCAGCAATCACAGGATAAAACAAATGCATTATCAACATGCATTATCAAACATCAAGTGTATCATTTCAACAAGGGCGATCATGAACTCTCAAAAGAGTTTCATCCCCTGTTTTTAGTTTCAATTTTCAGAACCAattcctcccccttttggcatcaaggggcacctgcaaaaAGAATATGACAAAGCAGATAGAATatccaaaatattttaaaaagtgtCCACAAAGTATCACAGAGTTATGGTGCTAATAGTACCAAACCAAAACAAAGTATCAAATTGAGCCTAGGTGTGCCAATATCAAATACTTAAACAGAAGATTAGTCATCAGAGAACTGAAGATCAGATGCTTCAGCCCCTTCGTCACTTGCCATTCCTGGATCCTCATCAAGAATTTCTAGTATCAAACTGACTTTATCTTTGCATCTTCCCCAAGCCTTTTCATTTTCATATGCTAACTTGCATCCTGCTTTATGGAATTGTGTCATGAGTTCTGACATATTTGCAAATTCAGTGAGAATTTCCCTAATGGATTCGGTCGTCTTGGAAGATTCGGCCCGACTCTCATAATCATTTTCTGAAGCCCCAGATTTCTTGCCCTTTGTTCCCTTAACCGCTCCACCTCCCTTGATCATTGACACTTTGTTCTCTACAGCCTCATTCAAAAGGTCAACTTTAAAGTATTCAAAGATGTTGGTTAAGAACATACCATAGGGCAGATTTGCCTTTTTGGTGCTCTTTACCGATTCCCATATATGTCGGATCATAAGATAACCAAAAGATATTGGAATAGATGTAACAAGTGCAAAGATGATTAGAGAATCAGAGAGTGTTACTCTATTATGGGAGCCACTTTGAGGAGTCAGAATATGTGTGATAATCCTGTGAAGTAAGGAGTTGGTTGGTCCGAGAGTTTTGTGGGTAGGAGTAGTGCCATCCAAACCAGAGAGATTCTCACAAATGTATTGAAGAACAACTTTATAAGTGACGCCGACCTGTGAGTCCCACTTCTCGGCCATGTATGCTCTCGGCCCTTCCTCTTTGTAGCCCAAAGCCGTCCCAATGGTGACAGTGTTA contains the following coding sequences:
- the LOC107633591 gene encoding uncharacterized protein LOC107633591 — translated: MASWEDLENDSEDDEESETKSQPCLMADHVEQKKATPEKSGQKSKGFALHNTKEPANLESLDFKNKFNNTHSHYDPARFNSCASYEFHKEVLEKRHLCATYLVNLDSLTSKGINVSPLFELLQWTSLLHIQKPVYPGLVREFYANMRLIDGTIHSYVKRVHITLNTVTIGTALGYKEEGPRAYMAEKWDSQVGVTYKVVLQYICENLSGLDGTTPTHKTLGPTNSLLHRIITHILTPQSGSHNRVTLSDSLIIFALVTSIPISFGYLMIRHIWESVKSTKKANLPYGMFLTNIFEYFKVDLLNEAVENKVSMIKGGGAVKGTKGKKSGASENDYESRAESSKTTESIREILTEFANMSELMTQFHKAGCKLAYENEKAWGRCKDKVSLILEILDEDPGMASDEGAEASDLQFSDD